The following coding sequences lie in one Rhizobium sp. ZPR4 genomic window:
- a CDS encoding acyl-CoA dehydrogenase family protein produces the protein MILSEDQIQIRDMARDFARERLAPGAAERDEKSRFPREELREMGELGFLGMLVPEAYGGSETGVIAYAVALEEIAAGDGPCSTIMSVHSSVGCVPILKYGTEEQRQRFLPKLASGEWIGGFALTEPQAGSDASNLKTRARRDGDHYVIDGAKQFITSGKNGHIIIVFAVTDPDAGKKGISAFIVPTDTPGYEVVRVEHKLGLHSSDTCQIAFTGMRIPAENRLGAEGDGYRIALSNLEGGRIGIASQSVGMARAAFEAARDYARERTAFGSPIIDHQAVAFRLADMATQIEVARQMVLHAAQLKEEGQPCLTEASMAKLFASEMAEKVCSDAIQIHGGYGYMADYPVERIYRDVRICQIYEGTSDVQRIVIARNL, from the coding sequence ATGATCCTGAGCGAAGACCAGATCCAGATCCGCGACATGGCACGCGATTTTGCCCGCGAGCGGCTGGCGCCGGGTGCTGCCGAGCGCGATGAGAAAAGCCGATTCCCTCGCGAGGAACTGCGAGAGATGGGCGAACTCGGCTTTCTCGGCATGCTCGTGCCGGAAGCCTATGGCGGTTCGGAAACGGGCGTGATCGCCTATGCCGTGGCGCTTGAGGAAATCGCGGCCGGCGATGGCCCTTGCTCGACCATCATGAGCGTTCACAGCTCCGTCGGCTGCGTGCCGATTCTGAAATACGGGACGGAGGAGCAGAGGCAGCGTTTCCTGCCGAAGCTTGCAAGCGGCGAATGGATCGGCGGCTTTGCGCTCACCGAGCCGCAGGCTGGCTCCGACGCCTCGAACCTGAAGACCCGCGCCCGCCGCGACGGCGATCATTATGTGATCGATGGCGCCAAGCAGTTCATTACCTCAGGCAAGAACGGCCATATCATCATCGTCTTTGCCGTCACCGATCCTGATGCCGGCAAGAAGGGCATTTCTGCCTTCATCGTGCCAACCGACACGCCCGGCTACGAGGTCGTGCGTGTCGAACACAAGCTCGGCCTGCATTCGTCCGACACATGTCAGATCGCCTTTACCGGCATGCGCATCCCTGCCGAAAATCGGCTCGGTGCGGAAGGCGACGGCTACAGGATTGCGCTGTCGAATCTCGAAGGCGGGCGCATTGGCATCGCATCGCAGTCCGTCGGCATGGCGCGCGCGGCTTTCGAGGCGGCGCGCGACTATGCTCGCGAGCGCACCGCTTTCGGCTCGCCTATCATCGATCATCAGGCGGTGGCTTTCCGGCTTGCCGACATGGCAACGCAGATCGAGGTCGCCCGCCAGATGGTGCTGCACGCAGCGCAGTTGAAGGAAGAGGGGCAGCCCTGCCTCACCGAAGCGTCGATGGCCAAGCTGTTCGCCTCGGAAATGGCCGAAAAGGTCTGCTCCGATGCGATCCAGATCCATGGCGGCTACGGATACATGGCGGACTATCCGGTGGAACGCATCTACCGCGACGTCCGCATCTGCCAGATTTACGAGGGAACGAGCGACGTTCAGCGCATCGTTATCGCACGCAACTTATAG
- a CDS encoding acetyl-CoA C-acyltransferase: MTPADPIVIVGSARTPMGGFQGDFKDSTAPELGAAAIRAALDRSRISPDAVEETVFGCVLPAGQGQAPARQAAIGAGLPFAVGTTTVNKMCGSGMKAVMLAHDLIAAGSASIAVAGGMESMTNAPYLLDRARGGYRLGHGRVIDHMFLDGLEDAYDKGRLMGTFAEDCAEAYQFTRAAQDDYAVTSLTRARKAIEEGAFEAEIIPVTVKAGRSELVVRRDEQPGKAKPEKIPTLKPAFRENGTVTAANASSISDGAAALVLMRRSQAERKGISPLATIVGHATHSQAPNLFATAPIGALRKLGERTGWNLGDVDLFEVNEAFAVVAMAAMRDLDLPHDKVNVHGGACALGHPIGASGARVLVTLLSALKRYGMKRGMATLCIGGGEATAMAVELN; this comes from the coding sequence ATGACGCCAGCAGATCCGATCGTCATCGTTGGTTCGGCCCGCACCCCAATGGGTGGCTTCCAGGGCGATTTCAAAGATTCCACTGCGCCGGAGCTCGGTGCCGCCGCCATTCGTGCTGCGCTCGATCGAAGCCGTATCAGTCCGGATGCTGTGGAGGAAACAGTTTTCGGGTGCGTTCTTCCGGCCGGCCAGGGGCAGGCACCGGCACGGCAGGCCGCGATCGGGGCTGGCTTGCCGTTTGCGGTGGGGACGACCACCGTCAACAAGATGTGCGGTTCCGGAATGAAAGCGGTCATGCTGGCGCACGATCTGATCGCTGCTGGCAGCGCTTCGATCGCAGTTGCCGGGGGCATGGAAAGCATGACGAATGCGCCTTACCTCCTCGACCGGGCGCGGGGCGGCTACCGGCTCGGACACGGGCGTGTCATCGACCATATGTTCCTGGATGGGTTGGAAGATGCCTATGACAAGGGTCGCCTCATGGGCACCTTCGCCGAGGATTGTGCCGAGGCCTATCAGTTCACACGCGCGGCTCAGGACGACTACGCGGTCACATCCCTGACCCGCGCCCGCAAAGCGATCGAAGAGGGCGCATTCGAGGCCGAGATCATTCCCGTTACGGTGAAGGCGGGGCGGTCCGAGCTCGTCGTCCGCCGGGACGAGCAGCCGGGCAAGGCAAAGCCGGAGAAGATTCCGACGCTCAAACCCGCCTTCCGTGAAAACGGTACGGTGACGGCGGCGAACGCCTCTTCCATATCCGACGGCGCGGCCGCGCTGGTGCTGATGCGGCGCTCGCAGGCGGAGCGCAAGGGCATCTCACCACTCGCCACCATCGTCGGCCATGCCACGCATTCGCAGGCACCCAATCTGTTCGCGACCGCGCCGATCGGCGCGCTGCGCAAGCTTGGTGAACGCACCGGCTGGAACCTTGGTGATGTCGACCTGTTCGAGGTCAACGAGGCCTTTGCCGTCGTCGCCATGGCGGCGATGCGCGATCTCGACTTGCCGCATGACAAGGTCAATGTTCACGGCGGTGCCTGTGCGCTCGGCCATCCGATTGGTGCATCCGGTGCGCGCGTGCTCGTCACGCTACTTTCGGCGCTGAAGCGCTACGGCATGAAACGCGGCATGGCGACGCTCTGCATCGGCGGCGGCGAAGCAACCGCGATGGCCGTCGAACTGAACTGA
- a CDS encoding 3-hydroxyacyl-CoA dehydrogenase, with translation MLIQGKTFVVTGGGSGLGASVARMLAGEGANVVIADVNADAGAGIVGELGIRAVFIRTDVTQEQDAQAAIEMAQERFGHLHGLVNCAGVAPGEKVIGRNGPHRLDSFARAIGINLIGTFNMIRLAAAAIAKGEPDAEGERGVIINTASIAAFDGQVGQAAYAASKGGVAAMTLPIARELARSGIRVVTIAPGIFETPMMAGMPQEVQDSLSKSVPFPQRFGRPAEFAALVRHICENAMLNGEVIRLDGALRMAPH, from the coding sequence ATGTTGATCCAGGGAAAAACCTTCGTCGTTACCGGTGGCGGTTCCGGCCTCGGGGCTTCGGTTGCGCGAATGCTGGCAGGTGAGGGCGCGAACGTGGTCATCGCCGATGTCAATGCCGATGCTGGTGCCGGCATTGTCGGCGAACTTGGAATTCGCGCGGTCTTTATCAGGACGGATGTCACGCAGGAGCAGGACGCTCAAGCCGCGATCGAGATGGCGCAGGAACGCTTCGGCCATCTGCATGGGCTGGTCAATTGCGCCGGCGTCGCGCCCGGCGAAAAGGTGATCGGCCGCAACGGCCCGCACCGGCTTGACAGCTTTGCCCGCGCGATCGGCATCAATCTTATCGGCACCTTCAACATGATCCGGCTCGCGGCTGCGGCAATCGCCAAGGGAGAACCTGACGCGGAGGGCGAGCGTGGTGTCATCATCAACACGGCCTCGATTGCCGCTTTCGATGGGCAGGTCGGTCAGGCGGCCTATGCGGCCTCCAAGGGTGGCGTCGCCGCCATGACACTGCCGATCGCCCGGGAATTGGCCCGCAGCGGCATTCGCGTCGTCACCATCGCGCCAGGCATTTTCGAGACGCCGATGATGGCCGGCATGCCGCAGGAGGTGCAGGATTCGCTCAGCAAAAGCGTACCTTTTCCGCAGCGCTTCGGAAGGCCGGCGGAATTCGCCGCATTGGTACGCCACATCTGCGAAAACGCTATGTTGAATGGCGAGGTCATCCGCCTCGATGGCGCGTTGCGCATGGCGCCGCACTGA
- a CDS encoding AraC family transcriptional regulator yields MTETARRMISPFFVKEAIDCLRRQGKSPERLLATLGLSAQIDVPISAESYGALWLAIAAEMDDEFFGMGGRPMRRGSFTLLCHCVLHARTLDQALRRALRFLNIVLEDPKGHIEVVDGLAHIVLTDLKSAHSAFAYRTYWILLHGIACWLIGRRIPLRMVDFRCAEPDHGADYRQFFGAPVRFSQPASRLAFDASLLKLAVTRSEQALKQFLRNAPANILVRYRYDAGLAASVRKRLRQLPPASWKAFDDLAAQMRMSPSTLRHRLHAEGQNYAAIRDEIRRDLAIEMLQTTEFGVGEIATRLGFSEPSAFHRAFRKWTARSPAAFRKEMSARTP; encoded by the coding sequence ATGACGGAAACCGCACGGCGGATGATATCACCTTTCTTCGTGAAAGAGGCGATCGACTGCCTCAGACGGCAGGGAAAATCCCCAGAACGATTGCTGGCGACACTCGGCCTGTCCGCCCAGATCGACGTGCCGATCTCCGCCGAAAGCTACGGTGCGCTCTGGCTTGCGATCGCGGCCGAGATGGATGACGAATTCTTCGGCATGGGCGGCAGACCCATGCGTCGCGGCAGCTTCACGCTGCTCTGTCATTGCGTGCTGCACGCAAGGACCCTCGACCAGGCACTACGGCGGGCGCTGAGGTTTTTGAACATCGTGCTGGAGGACCCGAAAGGACATATCGAAGTGGTCGACGGGCTGGCGCATATTGTGCTGACCGACCTCAAGAGCGCGCACTCCGCCTTCGCCTACCGGACCTACTGGATCTTGCTGCACGGCATCGCCTGCTGGCTCATCGGGCGGCGCATCCCCCTCCGGATGGTCGATTTTCGCTGCGCCGAGCCGGATCATGGCGCCGACTACCGGCAATTCTTCGGGGCGCCCGTGCGCTTCTCACAGCCGGCGAGCAGGCTTGCCTTCGATGCTTCCCTCCTCAAACTCGCGGTGACCCGCAGCGAGCAGGCTCTGAAGCAGTTTCTACGCAATGCGCCAGCCAATATTCTCGTGCGCTACCGCTATGACGCCGGCCTTGCGGCGAGCGTGCGCAAGCGGCTCCGCCAATTGCCGCCCGCCTCATGGAAGGCATTCGATGATCTGGCCGCGCAAATGCGCATGTCTCCTTCGACGCTGCGGCATCGCCTGCATGCCGAGGGCCAGAACTATGCCGCCATCAGAGATGAAATCCGCCGCGATCTTGCAATCGAGATGCTGCAAACGACTGAGTTTGGCGTCGGAGAGATCGCGACACGCCTCGGCTTTTCCGAACCCAGCGCCTTCCATCGGGCATTCCGAAAGTGGACCGCAAGAAGCCCGGCTGCATTTCGCAAGGAGATGAGCGCGCGAACGCCATAG
- a CDS encoding LysR substrate-binding domain-containing protein, with the protein MNFRRRIPSLTALMTLEAVLRHRSFTAAAAELGVTQAAVSRQIATLEEELGLPMFVRKHRAIEPTAACLTLGTTLAQSFASIADAVDAVTSSQQNVVTIGATVAFSSFWLLPRLAEFRRENAGVQIRVISQDARIDLDAGGVDIAIRYGRPPFADAKIVASQEDVVVPVCSPDYLRRRPTEQMSDADEFIETDAHDRSWLSWTQWVQETGRALRIKPHLRFNHYTEAIAAARAGQGIALGWRLLVQTFLEDGTLVALEEAEIPTADQYHVLLPARTRGTLAAEHAANWLANALTR; encoded by the coding sequence ATGAACTTTCGGCGGCGAATTCCATCCCTGACCGCATTGATGACTCTCGAGGCCGTTCTGCGGCATCGGAGCTTTACTGCGGCTGCGGCCGAGCTTGGCGTCACTCAGGCAGCCGTCAGCCGCCAGATCGCGACATTGGAAGAGGAGCTCGGGCTACCGATGTTCGTACGCAAGCATCGCGCCATCGAACCGACTGCTGCATGCCTCACCCTGGGAACGACGCTTGCGCAAAGCTTCGCCAGCATCGCGGATGCGGTCGATGCCGTCACATCCTCCCAGCAGAACGTGGTGACGATCGGCGCGACCGTCGCCTTCTCCTCCTTCTGGCTGCTTCCACGGTTGGCAGAGTTTCGGCGGGAGAATGCGGGCGTACAGATCAGGGTCATCTCGCAGGACGCAAGAATTGATCTCGACGCCGGCGGCGTAGACATAGCCATCCGATACGGGAGACCGCCATTTGCCGACGCCAAGATAGTCGCCTCCCAGGAGGACGTCGTCGTTCCCGTATGCTCGCCCGACTATCTTCGGCGTCGCCCGACGGAGCAGATGTCCGATGCCGACGAGTTCATAGAGACGGACGCTCACGACCGCTCATGGCTCTCCTGGACGCAATGGGTCCAGGAAACGGGCCGGGCTTTGCGAATAAAGCCGCATCTTCGCTTCAACCACTATACGGAAGCGATTGCGGCCGCCCGTGCCGGGCAGGGGATCGCGCTCGGCTGGCGTCTTCTTGTCCAGACCTTCCTGGAGGATGGCACGCTCGTCGCCTTGGAGGAGGCCGAGATACCCACCGCGGACCAATATCACGTTCTCCTTCCAGCAAGAACGCGCGGTACGCTTGCCGCGGAACACGCCGCAAACTGGCTTGCCAACGCCCTGACGCGGTAA
- a CDS encoding aromatic ring-hydroxylating dioxygenase subunit alpha: MLNRLPSSISALLEARADGYSLPAGLYIREDVFEADIDVFFHKHWICVGLDCDVPEPGDATVVDIGKTSLILLRDDDGEIRVLHNVCRHRGSRLLDAGKTIVSKLVCPYHTWTYELTGELSYAPHMGKDLDKQCHSLKPVNFKSIGGLIYVCLSDNPPEDIATLEQAMIERLAPYEIRNAKVAHQTDVIEDGNWKLTIENNRECYHCSANHPELCVSFVDLDFGFDPETLNPEDREQAAEHFRLYDERTKAWEADGFPSAAVEQLADCATNFRTQRLIIAGAGESQTHDATAASSKLLGQMTRKDLGDTHLWGHNSWNHFMGDHAVVAIVIPLSAGKTLVRTKWLVHKDAVEGKDYDLDKLTDVWIATTDQDADLVARSHAGALDPAYQPGPYSRFSETNLDKFAAWYIDRMRTHGY, translated from the coding sequence ATGCTAAACAGGCTTCCATCTTCCATCTCAGCCCTCCTTGAGGCACGCGCCGATGGTTATTCCCTGCCTGCCGGCCTCTATATCCGCGAGGATGTCTTCGAGGCCGATATCGACGTCTTCTTTCACAAGCACTGGATCTGCGTCGGCCTCGACTGCGACGTGCCGGAACCAGGCGATGCCACCGTTGTCGATATCGGCAAGACCAGCCTGATCCTGCTTCGCGACGACGACGGTGAAATTCGCGTGCTTCACAACGTCTGTCGCCATCGCGGGTCGCGCCTGCTCGATGCTGGCAAGACGATCGTCTCGAAGCTCGTCTGTCCCTATCATACATGGACGTACGAACTGACCGGCGAGCTAAGCTACGCACCGCATATGGGCAAGGACCTGGACAAGCAGTGCCATAGTCTGAAGCCGGTGAACTTCAAGTCGATCGGCGGCCTGATCTATGTATGTCTCTCCGACAATCCGCCGGAAGACATCGCAACCCTCGAACAAGCGATGATCGAACGCCTTGCGCCCTACGAAATTCGGAATGCCAAGGTCGCTCACCAGACTGACGTCATCGAGGACGGCAACTGGAAGCTCACGATCGAAAACAATCGCGAGTGCTACCACTGTTCCGCCAATCATCCCGAGCTCTGCGTATCCTTCGTCGACCTCGACTTCGGCTTCGATCCGGAGACGCTGAACCCCGAGGACCGCGAGCAGGCCGCCGAGCATTTCAGGCTCTACGACGAGCGGACAAAAGCCTGGGAAGCGGATGGTTTCCCGTCGGCAGCGGTCGAACAGCTCGCCGACTGCGCCACGAACTTCCGCACCCAGCGCCTGATCATTGCAGGTGCAGGTGAATCCCAGACACATGACGCGACTGCGGCATCGTCGAAGCTGCTTGGCCAGATGACCCGCAAGGATCTCGGCGATACGCATCTTTGGGGTCACAATAGCTGGAATCACTTCATGGGCGACCACGCCGTGGTCGCAATCGTCATCCCGCTCTCGGCCGGCAAGACGCTGGTCAGAACCAAATGGCTCGTCCACAAAGACGCTGTCGAAGGCAAGGACTACGACCTCGACAAGCTCACGGACGTCTGGATCGCCACGACGGACCAGGATGCGGACCTTGTCGCCCGCTCGCATGCCGGCGCGCTCGACCCTGCCTACCAGCCCGGCCCCTATTCTCGATTCTCGGAAACCAACCTGGACAAGTTCGCGGCCTGGTACATCGATCGGATGCGCACCCATGGGTATTGA
- a CDS encoding FAD-binding oxidoreductase, with the protein MQRGQAAVWDPEHDETLVCIDVHQETHDVKSFTFASPEGKHFNFDAGQYFLFDFPMGSDGEARCYSISSSPHRGNAFTVTVKRVPGGKVSNWLHDNMAAGMTVRGQGPLGHFIRPKGEKTKLLLLSGGSGITPVMSITRDLADRYELSDIVFLHAARTPSDLIFRHDLSGLATRMKGLRLQFLPETVAGEPTWPGLTGRISLEYLKLAVPDIAERIVMCCGPAPFMAAARAITTALGVPSTNYIEESFDAAVIDEPGLDVEQQPAQKVYQVEFSKQKRTLQVSSDQTVLAAAKKGSIRLPSSCSNGVCGTCKSKLVSGSVEMNHNGGIRQREIDAGMFLPCCSKPLSDLVVDR; encoded by the coding sequence ATGCAGCGTGGTCAGGCCGCCGTTTGGGATCCAGAGCACGACGAAACGCTTGTATGCATCGACGTGCACCAGGAGACGCATGACGTGAAGAGCTTCACGTTCGCATCTCCGGAAGGCAAACACTTCAACTTCGATGCCGGCCAGTACTTTCTGTTCGATTTCCCGATGGGTTCGGATGGGGAAGCGCGCTGCTACAGCATCTCGTCATCGCCCCATCGCGGCAACGCGTTCACCGTCACGGTCAAGCGCGTACCCGGCGGCAAGGTCTCGAACTGGCTGCACGACAACATGGCTGCCGGCATGACTGTCAGGGGTCAGGGGCCGCTTGGTCACTTCATCCGTCCGAAAGGGGAGAAGACGAAGCTCCTGCTACTCTCGGGCGGCTCGGGCATCACGCCCGTCATGTCGATCACACGCGATCTGGCGGATCGATACGAACTCTCGGACATCGTTTTCCTTCACGCAGCGCGCACGCCTTCCGACCTCATCTTCCGCCATGACCTTTCCGGTCTCGCAACACGGATGAAAGGTCTGCGTCTCCAGTTCCTGCCGGAGACGGTGGCTGGCGAGCCGACCTGGCCGGGATTGACCGGACGGATCTCGCTCGAGTACCTCAAGCTTGCGGTTCCGGACATCGCCGAGCGTATCGTCATGTGCTGCGGCCCGGCACCTTTCATGGCCGCAGCCCGCGCGATCACAACCGCACTGGGCGTCCCCTCGACAAACTACATCGAAGAGAGCTTCGATGCGGCGGTCATCGACGAGCCGGGGCTGGACGTCGAGCAACAGCCCGCCCAGAAGGTCTATCAGGTCGAATTTTCGAAGCAAAAGCGGACGCTGCAAGTCTCCTCCGATCAGACAGTGCTCGCAGCCGCGAAGAAGGGCAGCATCAGGCTTCCTTCGTCCTGTTCGAATGGCGTGTGCGGTACGTGCAAATCGAAGCTCGTCTCCGGCTCGGTCGAAATGAACCACAATGGCGGCATCCGGCAGCGCGAGATCGACGCCGGGATGTTCCTGCCTTGCTGCTCGAAACCGCTTAGCGATCTTGTCGTTGATCGGTGA
- a CDS encoding Xaa-Pro peptidase family protein — MLGREENSPPSSSAPVFKDDRKQAYLNPDGADRPLISPIPSSTLDSARRYRLGRLRAKMKEWDCPALLLYDPVNIRYAFDCSNMSIWTMHNPSRYALILADGPAIMFEFEGSEHVNDGLPGIDEVRTSKSFLFFTAGNLVEDRMKAWADEIADVIKLHCRNGRIAVDRLEPAPAHELQSRGFTLLDGQELAERARAIKSAEEIELMRWTIRVCEAGMARMYEVSEPGRTEREIWAELHFENARSGGEWLETKLLTAGPRTNPWYQECSDYIIRRGEMISFDTDMIGPYGYCADLSRSWTCGHVAMNAKQKELYSAARDQIDHNLAVIRPGMTFREFNEKSWRIPEKYLPYRYTLAAHGTGMADEWPGILLHPDFDENFSGVIEENMVLNIESLIAEDGSESIKLETQALVTATGSERLDTFPWEEI, encoded by the coding sequence ATGCTGGGCAGGGAAGAGAATTCGCCGCCATCATCAAGCGCGCCCGTCTTCAAGGACGATCGCAAGCAAGCCTATCTCAATCCTGATGGTGCCGATCGTCCCCTGATCAGCCCGATCCCATCGTCGACCCTCGACAGCGCAAGGCGTTACCGTCTGGGGCGTCTACGGGCAAAGATGAAGGAATGGGACTGTCCGGCGCTCCTGCTCTACGATCCGGTCAACATCCGCTACGCCTTCGACTGCTCGAACATGAGCATCTGGACGATGCACAATCCGTCCCGATACGCGCTTATTCTCGCCGACGGGCCGGCGATCATGTTCGAATTCGAAGGATCGGAGCACGTAAACGATGGATTGCCCGGCATTGACGAGGTTCGAACGTCGAAGTCCTTCCTCTTCTTCACTGCGGGCAATCTGGTCGAAGACCGGATGAAAGCATGGGCGGACGAGATTGCTGATGTCATCAAGCTCCACTGCCGCAACGGCAGGATCGCCGTCGACAGGCTTGAACCGGCGCCCGCCCATGAACTGCAAAGCCGCGGTTTCACCTTGCTCGACGGCCAGGAGCTCGCGGAACGCGCGCGCGCGATCAAGAGTGCGGAAGAAATCGAGCTCATGCGCTGGACGATCCGCGTCTGCGAGGCCGGCATGGCACGAATGTACGAGGTTTCCGAGCCCGGGCGCACCGAGCGGGAAATCTGGGCGGAACTCCATTTCGAGAATGCGCGCAGCGGCGGCGAATGGCTGGAGACCAAGCTCCTGACCGCAGGCCCACGGACGAACCCCTGGTATCAGGAATGCTCGGACTACATCATCAGACGTGGCGAGATGATCTCCTTCGACACCGATATGATCGGGCCCTATGGCTATTGCGCCGACCTTTCCCGTTCCTGGACCTGCGGACACGTGGCCATGAATGCCAAGCAGAAGGAACTCTATTCGGCAGCAAGAGATCAGATCGACCATAATCTTGCGGTCATCCGGCCTGGCATGACGTTTCGCGAGTTCAACGAGAAGAGCTGGCGAATTCCGGAAAAATACCTCCCCTACCGCTACACTTTGGCCGCGCACGGGACCGGCATGGCCGACGAATGGCCGGGCATTTTGTTGCATCCTGATTTCGACGAGAATTTCAGCGGCGTCATCGAAGAAAACATGGTGCTCAATATCGAAAGCCTCATTGCCGAAGACGGCTCCGAAAGCATCAAGCTCGAAACCCAGGCGCTTGTCACGGCAACCGGAAGCGAGCGCCTTGATACATTTCCCTGGGAAGAGATCTGA
- the gfa gene encoding S-(hydroxymethyl)glutathione synthase, whose product MSSINIHPVVDSGYRATDASFAGGTLVCNCTSNPVKVKVGSDIAYNHACGCTKCWKPAGANFSVVAVAPTDKVEVLENGNKLAVVDPAALIQRHACKECGVHMYGPVEREHPFQGLSFIHPERFEGKGWAQPGFAAFVSSIIESGFDPSKMDEVRSKLRSSDLEPYDCLSPGLMDYIATWTAKKSGALPA is encoded by the coding sequence ATGAGTAGCATCAATATCCATCCGGTCGTGGATTCCGGATATCGGGCGACCGATGCCAGCTTTGCCGGCGGGACGCTTGTTTGCAATTGCACAAGCAATCCGGTGAAGGTAAAGGTCGGCAGCGATATCGCGTACAATCACGCCTGCGGCTGCACGAAGTGCTGGAAGCCTGCCGGCGCGAACTTCTCGGTCGTGGCCGTCGCTCCGACCGACAAGGTCGAAGTTCTGGAAAACGGCAATAAGCTCGCGGTGGTCGATCCGGCCGCCCTGATCCAGCGCCACGCCTGCAAGGAGTGCGGTGTCCATATGTACGGGCCAGTCGAACGCGAACATCCGTTCCAGGGCTTGTCGTTCATCCATCCCGAGCGCTTCGAAGGCAAGGGCTGGGCGCAGCCGGGCTTTGCGGCCTTCGTCTCCTCGATCATCGAAAGCGGTTTCGATCCTTCGAAGATGGATGAGGTCAGGTCGAAGCTGAGATCTTCCGACCTCGAGCCCTATGATTGCCTGTCGCCCGGCCTGATGGACTACATCGCGACTTGGACCGCCAAGAAGAGCGGCGCTCTGCCCGCATAA